Below is a genomic region from Desulfuromonas sp..
CCCCCTCCTCGCCGACTGGGACCTGCACCTCTCCACCCTCTTCCCCGAGGCGCGGCTTCGCCCGCAGATCGAGATTCGCTCCGCCGACAGCCTTTTGCCGGAGCAGACGATGGCGATGGCGGCGCTGGTGAAGGGCCTGCTGTACGGCGAGGAGTCCCGACAGGAGATCTGGGCTCTGTTCCGGAACCAGGACGCCGCCGAACGGGACCGGCTCTGGCGGCAGTCCTGGCGCCTCGGCCTGAAGACGCCCATGGGGAAAAGGACCCTGCGGGAGGTGGCCCTGGAAGCCCTGGACATCGCCCGAAGGGGGCTGCGAGCGGAGCGGAAAAGAGACGCCGGAGGAGCGGATGAAAGCATCTACCTCGAGGGCATCGAGGAAATCGCCGAGAGCGGAGTGACCCTGGCCGAGCGGCTGCTGGCGCAGTGGACCGGGTCGCGCCGGGAACAACTGGCCACCCTCATGGCCCATTGCCGCTTCGGGGGCTGACGGCGCCCCTGTGCGAAAGCACAGTCGGGCACTGTCGCTCCGGTTTCGCCTTTTTACGGGTTCCCACGTGGCAGGGCCCGCCTCCCCCCGATATAGTAGGAACCATCAAGGGCCTGTTGTGGCAGGCGGGCCGGCGATAAAAACCTTCCTTCTTCTGTTCCGATGCTAGCAAAGCTTTGGGGCCGGATTTACGGGGCGCCTTCCCCCGGTCCGGCCCTGTAGCTTTTTCTGGCCCTACCTTGAAGCGTCCATGGTGTCGTGGGATTTCAAAAAGGTGATGTAATCGCCGGAGAGCCGATGGGCCTCTGCGCCCCGTACGATCGGCCCCAGGTAGTCGGGGCTCGGCTTGAGGCCGGTGCGGAACTTGGTGGCCCGGTAGGCGACGCAGTCGAGTTCCCCCTTTGAACTCTGCACCACCACCGCCTGGCGACGGTAGTGCCCCCGGTCCACCCCCTCGTAGACGTCGAGGCGGGCCAGGCTCTCCTCGGGAACATCGTAGACCACCCCCTCGACGGCATTCCCCCGGTGGTCCTGCAGATCGGCCTTGCCCGTTCCATCGTCGCCGGGCTTGAAAAAGACCAGGCGCATGTCGCGCACCTTCCCCCTGCACATCTTGGTAAAGGTCACTCCCCGAGCGGCCAGGGTCTCCTCGTCCATGTTGACGCCATAGGCAAAGTACAGCATGAGCTCCTCCTCGATAGGGTTTGCTTCCATTCTAACCAAAATCGCTACCCTGTCCCGCCGAAGCCCTTGAAAATTGCCCGGCGACCTGATTCAATATCAACGTCCCTTCCCCCTGCAAGGAGGCCCTGCCATGACCCTGCCGGAGATCCCCCACCCCCTCGCCCGCGAGGCCGTCGACACCATCCGCCTTCTGGCCGCCGACGCCGTGGAAAAGGCCGCCTCCGGCCACCCCGGCGCCCCCATGGAGGCGGCGCCCATCGCCTACCTGCTCTACGCCCGCCACCTGCGCCACAACCCCCGCAACCCCGGGTGGCCGGGCCGCGACCGCTTCGTTCTGTCCTGCGGCCACGCCTCGGCCCTGCTCTACAGCACCCTGCACCTGACCGGCTACGACCTGCCCATGGATGAGTTGAAGAGGTTCCGCCAACTCGGCAGCCCCTGCGCCGGCCACCCGGAATTCGGGCACATCCCCGGCATCGAGACGACCACCGGCCCCCTCGGCCAGGGCCTCGCCGCGGCCGTCGGAATGGCTATGGGGGAACGCTTCCTCTCCGAAAAAATCGACGGGGAGCTCTTCGGAACCCGGATCTTCGCTCTCTGCTCCGACGGCGACCTGATGGAGGGCGTGGCCGCCGAGGCGGCCTCCCTGGCGGGGCACCTCGGCCTCGGCAACCTGACCGCCCTCTACCTGGACAACCGCATCACCATCGAGTGGAGCACGGAGCTGTCCTTCAGCGAGGAGGTGGCGACCCGCTTCCTCGCCTACGGATGGCAGGTGCAGCGGGTGGAGGGGGAGAACCTGGCCGAGATCGACGCCGCCCTGGTCCGGGCCAAGGCCGACGGGCGCCCCTCGCTGATCGTCGCCCGCACTCACATCGCCCAGGGCGCCCCCCGCAAGCAGGACACCGCCGCAGCTCACGGCGCCCCCCTCGGCGCCGAGGAACTGGCCCTGACCAAGCGAGCCTACGGGCGAGACCCCGAAGGCTCTTTCGTCGTCCCCGAAGCGGTCCGGGCCCACCTGGCCGAATCCACCGAACGGGGAGCGCGCCGCGAAGCCGAGTGGCAAAGGCGCTTTGACCGCCTCAGG
It encodes:
- a CDS encoding gamma-glutamylcyclotransferase, which encodes MLYFAYGVNMDEETLAARGVTFTKMCRGKVRDMRLVFFKPGDDGTGKADLQDHRGNAVEGVVYDVPEESLARLDVYEGVDRGHYRRQAVVVQSSKGELDCVAYRATKFRTGLKPSPDYLGPIVRGAEAHRLSGDYITFLKSHDTMDASR